TCTCCGCTAAATTTTGTGTCttctcttgaattgtagtctttggttgcattccggtaaatatccattctaatactctcacagtctccccctttttccttttgcactgtgtgagtgcaccaataaaatgtgtggggccgtgcaaaacggttaagtccacaggtaagtcagggtcaatatgatccactgctcggtcaacgatgtgggtactgagttctTGAATCGTGGTTCTTTGTGGCTCTGTCAGTGTGACGACGCTGGTTGGATCGGTTCCTTTTAATAAGGGACGCAAAACCTCTAACTCATCATTTGTAATTCCTGCTACAGGACGCAGCCATTGTAAGTCACCCAGTAGTTTTTGTGCATCATTTAAGGTGTGAATCTCTGTTCGAATGGTTAATTTTTGTGGGCTCACTTGTGATTCAGTGATGTTCCAGCCAAGGTATTTCCACACTGGAGACCGCTGGATTTTTTCTACTGCTATCACGAGATTTTTTGTCTGAAGCTGCTGttgtaaaaatgtttcttgttgcATCGAAAAAGGCTGATCTTGTGCAAACAAGATATCGTCCATATAGTGATAGATAGTTGTTTGGGGCCATGCTTCTCGAACAGGCTTTAAGGCTGCATCAACAAACAATTGACATaaggtgggactatttttcatgccttgagGCAATACAGTCCATTCAAACCGCAAATCAGGCCCTTCTCTGTTGATGGCTGGTAAGGTAAAGGCAAATCTTCGAGTGTCATCGGGGTGCAACtgaattgtaaaaaagcagtctttcagATCAATTATTAAAAGATGCCATCCTATGGGCAACATGGCCGGATTTGGAAGGCCTGGTTGCAGGGCTCCCATAGCTTGCATCTGTTGATTCACTGCTCTTAGATCGTGAAGTAGTCGATACTTCCCGGATTTTTTCTTGATTACAAATATGGGTGTATTCCAAGGACTGGTAGAAGGTTTGAGATGACCTTGCATCAGTTGCTCTTGCACCAACAGATGTGCTTGTTGCAGACTTTCCTTTTTCAACGGCCACTGCCCGATCCATACAGGCTTGTTTGTTAGCCACTTCAACGGGATCGGGAAAGTCCACATGGCAGTGACCGTACCTAAAAAGGTGGTTCTGTAGTAAGAACAACTCCCAATTGATTCAGCACATCTCATCCAATAAGTGCGTTAACTCCTGTTGGTAGGGGCATAACTGTCACATAAATTGATGCAATTCTCCCATCAATGACAATGTGTATTCTTTGTTGACTGCGTTGAACAGATGCCGTTCCTCCCACTCCTTCTACTCCTCCTATTGCGTTCTGCAAAGGCCAGTGATTAGGCCACTGGTTATTGGCGATGATGGTAATGTGGGCACCCGTGTCTAAAAGTGCTGATAGTTGTTTTTTATCAGTTCCATGTAAAAGTGTGACGCGAGCGAGTGGGCGCTGGGTCATTGGTATAGTCAACATTGCCAGTCCCCCTGTAGATCCAAATCCATTTGATCTGCGAAATTGAGCGGTCTCTGCTGCCATCTGTCGGGTTAATTGTTGAATAGGTACAAGTTGGGCGATGCGGCTTCCCTTTGGGATATGAACTGGTGGGAAGTTTGTTTGTACAACTATATAGATTTCTCCTGTAAAGTCACAATCGATAactcctggtaatataaaaagtccttggagaccactggatgatcgccccaacaacaacactccatgagattgtccattgataactatgggccctttaattcctgtagcaatttttcgcggccggtcgtcaattagcgtgacatctactgctgttgccagatccagtccgaggctccccctggttgctggtcgaagttgggtaatggcgtctgatatctctgcactgtcgtttggttgggggctgccattggcctgaaggtgaccggagctgcgattggtgtcggcgcgctgcggctcttggcgccccgtttcccgaacgccagcagaccgtagtattatgattgttcatttgacagttctggcaccacACTTGTGGGTCCCGACATTGTCGGCGCATATGTCCTGGGtggccacatcggaagcacttatactctctgCGGCCAGTCGTCTtgctttggtgggcatccggaggcttcagtggggcaagagctgcaaacgcctgtccctgtgccTTGACTAAGTTTTCCCCTAGTTCtttgattgtttcaactaacatggcttgagctcctacaggaactctactcattcgctctagcatgacttctatggtggcgtctaagggtaaggtgacaaggatgcccttcgtataagtattacaattctctaatacacactgtctcagcaaaggtcctttcataaaatccgCCATATCTGCGCGGttaatagcgtctgtgactctatctacaaaagatgcaaaaggctcctctcttccttgtttaattgacatatatgagggagtagctggtgtagttttaactttctgcaaggcttctcgtgctaatttcatagattctaacaacacgtctgggccagtttgcatctgcatttctacagaggcaaaaggacctatacccattagctgttctacagttactccagctaaacgatcatttggggctcggggcgagtgcgcagatatttcacaaagtctttgccagtgggcttgccaaagtaattgttgtgattgcttcaaaataagcctcattatgttcttaatatcttctggacatagcatcccgctaccccagatatagtttagcatttgccttgcaggctcgctatgcactcccgactcattaactgtgtttcgcaattgatttaatattttccaatctagggcctcatgcaccccagtcatagcccccgcgttat
This region of Calonectris borealis chromosome W, bCalBor7.hap1.2, whole genome shotgun sequence genomic DNA includes:
- the LOC142074874 gene encoding uncharacterized protein LOC142074874, which translates into the protein MEIEVAFEILKRFLEKRGVSQLKDLAGLIALGKAKGFFKDPESMFEVDEWRSYGDCLWDLVIDDDKSAKKLMKSWRDVINCIKRYKTEKRIATAVSDRLEQSDPAAGCLTAGGDYFSPPPSGIPVPVVRRPSHPPPDPPTKRSCPSAPPGEREEEREGPSEDERVDSSGQETAQAESLLKATPKPSQAHQQPRLVRVGWDKIAREAVEQKDFDLLDQISPQAFPVIYQVDNAGAMTGVHEALDWKILNQLRNTVNESGVHSEPARQMLNYIWGSGMLCPEDIKNIMRLILKQSQQLLWQAHWQRLCEISAHSPRAPNDRLAGVTVEQLMGIGPFASVEMQMQTGPDVLLESMKLAREALQKVKTTPATPSYMSIKQGREEPFASFVDRVTDAINRADMADFMKGPLLRQCVLENCNTYTKGILVTLPLDATIEVMLERMSRVPVGAQAMLVETIKELGENLVKAQGQAFAALAPLKPPDAHQSKTTGRREYKCFRCGHPGHMRRQCRDPQVWCQNCQMNNHNTTVCWRSGNGAPRAAARRHQSQLRSPSGQWQPPTKRQCRDIRRHYPTSTSNQGEPRTGSGNSSRCHAN